Proteins encoded together in one Telopea speciosissima isolate NSW1024214 ecotype Mountain lineage chromosome 6, Tspe_v1, whole genome shotgun sequence window:
- the LOC122663770 gene encoding NADH dehydrogenase [ubiquinone] 1 beta subcomplex subunit 7-like, with the protein MEVEGSSKKMIATQEEMVQARVPLAYRDQCANLLTPLNKCRVAEFYLPWKCENERHTYEKCEHELVMERMLKMQKIREEQEKLKQQQKQGIPLIPNVANA; encoded by the coding sequence ATGGAGGTTGAAGGATCATCGAAGAAGATGATAGCGACGCAAGAAGAGATGGTTCAAGCTAGGGTTCCTCTTGCCTACAGAGACCAATGTGCCAACCTCCTCACACCTCTCAACAAATGCAGGGTTGCAGAGTTCTACCTCCCATGGAAGTGCGAGAACGAGCGTCACACCTACGAGAAATGCGAGCACGAGCTCGTTATGGAAAGGATGTTGAAGATGCAGAAAATCAGGGAAGAACAGGAGAAATTGAAGCAGCAGCAGAAGCAAGGGATTCCACTGATTCCCAACGTTGCCAATGCCTGA